One stretch of Armigeres subalbatus isolate Guangzhou_Male chromosome 2, GZ_Asu_2, whole genome shotgun sequence DNA includes these proteins:
- the LOC134217934 gene encoding uncharacterized protein LOC134217934: MQSRARAQAENKMFLKTVLTTALQEKNIQNHSSSGHLFVSVDAINTSQSLMTDDSCDPLNLSMSKTVRSVTSKVNVTPSRTISNLSIPTSSPKSTQSSSKSDSPLISKSRKRGKIINSSPDVEHQPLKQIHVEPLRKKNAETNPKSPLASTSKVQKYHRKKTNPTSPVREPDSQLFASYKKRKRIVTSIASPDHENLPLKQVDFGTPLRTVALRARENRNPQSPLPSFSKGQKYYRNYTIEDSLDHLKPISSTSETNSPLPAIISSPPVAGTTDRSNRKDPESPVPSTSGLQRNPINYSLSDISNLISPLSSGPQRCDTLPVQQFQSPNVSISAPPSPTLSQNAEENLKNDNNLQKNILNNLKV, encoded by the exons ATGCAATCAAGAGCTAGAGCACAAgccgaaaacaaaatgtttctaAAAACTGTG CTCACTACTGCTCTTCAAGAAAAAAACATCCAGAACCACAGCAGCTCCGGTCATTTATTTGTATCTGTTGATGCAATCAATACATCACAGTCACTAATGACTGATGATTCATGTGACCCACTGAATCTGTCGATGTCAAAAACCGTCCGAAGTGTTACATCAAAAGTTAACGTAACGCCAAGTCGCACAATTTCGAATCTCTCGATACCAACATCGTCGCCAAAATCTACCCAGTCATCTTCCAAATCGGATTCTCCTCTAATTTCGAAATCAAGAAAGCGAGGGAAGATCATCAATTCTTCACCAGATGTCGAACACCAGCCATTGAAACAAATACATGTGGAAcctctccgaaaaaaaaatgctgaaacGAATCCTAAATCCCCTCTAGCATCAACTTCAAAAGTACAGAAGTACCATCGAAAAAAGACAAATCCGACATCACCGGTAAGAGAGCCAGATTCCCAACTATTCGCGAGTTAcaaaaaacgaaaaaggattgtAACCAGTATCGCATCACCTGATCACGAAAACCTACCGTTGAAACAAGTGGATTTCGGAACGCCTCTACGTACGGTTGCTCTAAGAGCTAGAGAGAATAGAAATCCTCAATCACCCTTGCCATCATtctcgaaaggacaaaagtacTATCGGAATTATACAATTGAAGATTCCCTTGACCACTTAAAACCGATCTCGTCGACATCGGAAACGAATTCTCCACTTCCCGCTATAATTTCCTCGCCACCGGTTGCAGGAACAACTGATCGAAGCAACCGAAAGGACCCAGAATCACCCGTACCGTCAACCTCGGGATTACAAAGGAATCCAATCAACTATTCACTCTCAGATATCTCAAATTTGATTTCACCATTGAGTTCTGGACCTCAACGGTGTGATACACTGCCCGTTCAACAGTTCCAATCACCAAATGTATCAATATCCGCTCCGCCAAGCCCCACTTTATCacaaaatgctgaagaaaatctgaaaaatgaCAATAATctgcaaaaaaatattctaaacaaTCTGAAAGTATGA